One genomic window of Tribolium castaneum strain GA2 chromosome 10, icTriCast1.1, whole genome shotgun sequence includes the following:
- the PRL-1 gene encoding PRL-1 phosphatase — translation MNSTAMRQKDIRPAAAEIEHKGFKFLITDRPSDQTIHVYIQELKKHRVTAVVRVCQPSYKVDELENEGIEVYDLSYPDGTFPPNEIVDAWFKILKKHFHDNPNACVAVHCIAGLGRAPVMVALALIELGLKYEEAVELIREKRRGAINAKQLGFLEKYRPKSRLKLKNGHKNSCCVQ, via the exons ATGAACAGTACAGCCATGCGTCAGAAAGACATAAGACCTGCCGCAGCTGAGATCGAGCACAAAGGATTCAAGTTTCTTATCACGGACAGACCTTCCGACCAAACAATTCATGTTTACATCCAG GAACTGAAAAAGCACAGAGTTACAGCGGTAGTCAGGGTATGCCAACCTTCCTATAAAGTCGACGAACTCGAGAACGAAGGCATCGAAGTTTACGATCTCTCCTATCCTGACGGAACCTTTCCACCCAACGAAATCGTCGATGCGTGGTTCAAGATTTTGAAGAAGCACTTTCATGACAATCCTAATGCTTGTGTAGCCGTTCACTGTATAGCTGGCTTAGGAAGGGCTCCGGTAATGGTCGCTTTAGCTCTCATAGAATTAGGTCTCAAATATGAAGAAGCAGTCGAGCTGATTCGAGA AAAAAGGCGAGGTGCAATTAATGCCAAGCAATTAGGTTTCCTTGAGAAATACCGTCCTAAATCTCGGCTGAAATTGAAGAACGGACACAAAAACTCATGCTGCGTGCAGTAA